One window of Chryseobacterium sp. JJR-5R genomic DNA carries:
- a CDS encoding MBL fold metallo-hydrolase, whose amino-acid sequence MKLKFLGTGTSQGVPVIGCTCEVCTSENPKDSRLRSSVMVTTDEQRKILIDCGPDFRQQMLANHEHTVDLTLLTHEHNDHVIGLDDVRPLIFKSGKDMPLYCYSRVGNEVRNRFPYAFADIRYPGAPAFDLHEIENKPFTVLDTEITPVEVVHYKITAFGYKFKKLAYLTDAGFISDTEKEKLHDLDVLIVNCIRKSDPHPAHFILPDVIALFEELKPKKMFLTHISHHLGLHDVEDKLLPSGMHLAYDGMEISF is encoded by the coding sequence ATGAAGTTGAAATTTTTAGGAACGGGAACTTCCCAAGGCGTGCCCGTAATCGGCTGCACCTGCGAAGTATGCACGTCAGAAAACCCCAAAGACAGCAGGCTCCGGTCTTCTGTGATGGTAACAACGGATGAGCAAAGGAAAATACTGATTGACTGCGGCCCGGATTTCAGACAGCAGATGCTGGCCAATCATGAACATACGGTAGACCTTACCCTGCTCACGCACGAACACAATGACCATGTGATCGGGCTGGATGATGTACGTCCCCTGATTTTCAAGAGCGGGAAAGATATGCCGCTTTACTGCTATTCAAGGGTGGGAAATGAAGTCAGGAACCGTTTTCCTTATGCGTTTGCCGACATACGGTATCCCGGGGCGCCGGCCTTTGACCTGCATGAAATTGAAAATAAACCGTTCACTGTACTGGATACGGAAATTACGCCGGTGGAAGTGGTCCACTACAAAATAACGGCTTTCGGATATAAGTTTAAAAAGCTGGCTTACCTTACGGATGCCGGTTTTATCTCTGATACGGAAAAGGAAAAGCTTCATGATCTTGATGTGCTGATCGTCAACTGTATCAGGAAATCTGACCCCCACCCTGCCCACTTTATCCTTCCTGATGTGATTGCCCTGTTTGAAGAGCTTAAACCAAAAAAAATGTTCCTGACCCATATCAGCCATCATCTGGGGCTGCATGATGTTGAGGACAAACTGCTTCCTTCCGGCATGCATCTCGCTTACGACGGTATGGAGATCAGTTTTTAA
- a CDS encoding TonB-dependent receptor, which translates to MYQKLTPKQKALTINLDPTIYGTFAEIGAGQETVRHFFRAGGASGTIAKAMSAYDKDFSDAIYGKEVKNRYVTQNRLRKMLRYEVSLIEERISRENNPNRKFFSYANTVTTINFDKTVKGHGWVGIRFQVKENEGYNEIVIHVKFKENDATLQQETLGNLGVNLIFGAFHYYDNPRNLIESLYDDVAKDNLEIDMIDFSGPGFEYVDNRLMSLQLVKHGMTDAVIFNSEGNNMLPADVLYKKNIFAVRGSFRPVTKVNIDMLKNGMDMFLKDAICTHEDTEILIEITISNLRADGDIDERDFLDRVDVLAKLGYTVIISNYSEYYRLIDYFASYTNGNIGVAMGVNNLLMVFDEKYYKNLSGGILEAFGKFFRNGMRVYLYPYKDPETHELLDSSTLKVEENLKELYKYFKHNDRIVDIKNYNPEFLEIYSRDILKKISCNIKGWETQVPEGVAEMIKERGMFGFKEELSLRQFS; encoded by the coding sequence ATGTATCAGAAACTGACTCCTAAACAAAAAGCATTAACAATTAATCTAGATCCTACTATTTATGGTACTTTCGCGGAAATTGGAGCAGGGCAGGAGACTGTACGGCACTTTTTTAGAGCAGGAGGAGCTTCAGGGACAATCGCTAAGGCCATGTCTGCTTACGACAAGGATTTCAGTGATGCGATCTACGGAAAAGAGGTGAAAAACCGGTATGTTACCCAAAACAGGCTTCGGAAAATGCTTCGTTATGAAGTATCCCTTATCGAAGAACGGATTTCAAGGGAAAATAACCCTAACAGAAAGTTTTTTTCCTATGCCAATACCGTAACCACCATTAATTTTGATAAAACGGTAAAAGGCCACGGCTGGGTAGGCATCCGCTTTCAGGTAAAAGAGAATGAAGGCTATAATGAAATTGTTATCCATGTTAAATTCAAGGAAAACGATGCCACTTTACAGCAGGAAACATTAGGCAATCTTGGGGTGAACCTGATCTTCGGGGCATTCCATTATTATGATAATCCCAGAAACCTGATCGAATCCCTGTATGATGACGTTGCCAAGGACAACCTTGAGATTGACATGATTGATTTCAGCGGGCCGGGCTTTGAATATGTAGATAACAGGCTGATGTCCCTGCAGTTGGTGAAGCATGGGATGACAGATGCCGTTATTTTCAATTCCGAAGGAAATAATATGCTTCCTGCGGATGTTTTATACAAAAAGAATATTTTTGCAGTAAGAGGAAGTTTCAGGCCGGTAACGAAAGTGAATATCGATATGCTGAAAAACGGGATGGACATGTTCCTGAAAGATGCCATCTGTACCCATGAAGATACGGAGATCCTTATCGAGATTACCATTTCAAACCTGCGGGCAGACGGTGATATTGATGAACGGGACTTCCTGGACCGGGTAGATGTCCTGGCTAAATTGGGATATACGGTAATCATTTCCAATTATTCTGAATATTACAGGCTGATTGATTATTTTGCCTCCTATACCAATGGAAATATCGGTGTGGCAATGGGGGTTAACAACCTGCTGATGGTTTTTGATGAAAAATACTACAAGAACTTATCCGGTGGGATCCTGGAAGCGTTCGGTAAATTCTTCAGAAACGGAATGAGGGTATACCTTTATCCGTATAAAGACCCTGAGACGCATGAGCTGCTGGATTCTTCCACCCTGAAAGTAGAAGAAAACCTGAAGGAACTGTACAAATATTTCAAGCATAACGACCGTATCGTAGACATCAAAAACTACAATCCGGAATTCCTGGAGATTTATTCAAGAGATATTCTGAAAAAAATAAGCTGCAATATCAAAGGCTGGGAAACCCAGGTTCCGGAAGGCGTTGCGGAAATGATCAAAGAACGTGGAATGTTCGGCTTTAAAGAAGAGCTTTCCTTAAGACAATTTTCTTAA
- a CDS encoding GAF domain-containing protein — MSELKKRLSSILESPKHNTEEKLEKVCHLLDQEISYFNWTGFYFKNGNKDELKLGPYVGAPTDHTIIPYGKGICGQVAVSNETFVVPDVHEESNYLSCSIDTKAEIVVPIFKDGQNVGQIDIDSHTVDPFTDEDRELLEWLCSEVSKIL, encoded by the coding sequence ATGTCAGAATTAAAGAAAAGGCTTTCGTCGATCCTGGAAAGCCCTAAACACAATACCGAAGAGAAACTTGAAAAGGTATGCCACCTTTTAGACCAGGAAATTTCCTATTTCAACTGGACGGGTTTTTATTTTAAAAACGGCAATAAAGACGAATTAAAGCTGGGGCCTTATGTAGGAGCGCCTACAGACCATACCATTATCCCCTACGGTAAAGGGATCTGTGGCCAGGTGGCCGTTTCCAATGAAACGTTCGTTGTTCCGGATGTACATGAAGAAAGCAATTACCTGAGCTGTTCCATCGATACCAAAGCGGAAATTGTAGTCCCTATTTTCAAAGACGGACAGAATGTCGGCCAGATTGATATCGATTCCCACACGGTTGATCCGTTTACGGATGAAGACCGAGAATTGCTGGAATGGCTTTGCAGCGAGGTTTCAAAAATTTTATAA
- a CDS encoding helical backbone metal receptor — protein sequence MKIVSLVPSITEALFDLGLTENEVVGRTKFCIHPEERVQHVAIIGGTKNISIDKIKALQPDLILANKEENIKEQVEALMDDYKVIVTHVENIEDNYALLKQLGNLFNKEDEARLFNLKINEVLNPSKINIKIKAAYLIWKNPYMTIGSDTFIHEILSEIGFENVFEDRTRYPEIRTEDLAKADLIMLSSEPFPFKEKHIEELKEFYPDKKIMIVDGEAFSWYGTHLAKCGTYFRELIAEVEPA from the coding sequence ATGAAAATTGTTTCCCTCGTTCCCTCAATCACCGAGGCGTTATTTGATTTGGGCCTGACCGAAAACGAAGTGGTAGGAAGAACAAAATTCTGTATCCATCCTGAAGAAAGAGTACAGCATGTAGCCATTATCGGCGGAACGAAAAACATCAGTATTGACAAAATCAAAGCCCTGCAGCCCGACCTGATCCTTGCCAACAAAGAAGAGAACATCAAAGAACAGGTAGAAGCACTGATGGATGATTATAAAGTAATTGTAACCCATGTTGAAAATATTGAAGACAATTACGCTCTGCTTAAACAACTGGGCAACCTGTTTAATAAGGAAGATGAAGCCCGGCTTTTCAATCTGAAAATCAACGAAGTCCTGAACCCGTCGAAAATCAATATTAAAATAAAAGCAGCCTATCTGATCTGGAAAAACCCGTACATGACAATCGGTTCAGATACTTTCATCCATGAAATACTAAGCGAAATCGGTTTTGAAAATGTATTTGAAGACAGAACGCGCTACCCTGAGATCCGGACAGAAGACCTGGCTAAGGCGGATCTGATCATGCTGTCTTCCGAACCCTTCCCTTTTAAAGAGAAACACATTGAAGAACTAAAGGAATTTTATCCTGATAAAAAAATCATGATTGTAGACGGGGAAGCTTTTTCCTGGTATGGGACGCATCTTGCAAAATGCGGAACCTACTTCAGGGAACTGATAGCAGAAGTGGAACCGGCTTAA
- the mgtE gene encoding magnesium transporter, whose translation MTFNPADIAETLSELHADERLLAFLKVPKEYKADVFSHLNPDFQEETIRSIGSDEVSEILNAMTPDDRTALFEDFPDELIKYSINHLNPQERRIALKLLGYDSNSIARLMTPYYIQIRKEWTIKRCLQQIKKVGSRVETMNYLYVVDERNRLIDDIALGSLLLAEEETLVSEITDNQFVAIETTVSKEDAVQYFEKYDRAALPIITEAGVLVGIVTIDDILDQIEHQNTEDIQKFGGLEALDDPYTQTSLMEMVKKRGMWLIILFFSEMLTASAMGYFEDEIQKAVVLALFVPLIISSGGNSGSQAATLIIRAMALQEIGLKDWWYVMKKEIFTGLFLGGILGIIGFLRIMVWHKAGFFDYGMHWAYVGLSVGVSLVMIVLWGTLSGSMVPFILKKLKLDPATSSAPFVATLVDVTGLIIYFSVAGLFLTGKLL comes from the coding sequence CTGACCTTCAATCCTGCCGATATTGCCGAAACGCTCAGCGAATTACATGCTGACGAAAGGCTTCTGGCCTTCCTGAAAGTTCCGAAGGAATACAAAGCTGATGTTTTTTCACATTTAAATCCTGACTTCCAGGAAGAGACCATCCGAAGTATCGGAAGCGATGAAGTCTCTGAAATCCTGAACGCGATGACTCCTGATGACCGGACTGCCCTGTTCGAGGACTTTCCGGATGAACTTATCAAATATTCCATCAACCACCTGAATCCGCAGGAAAGGAGGATCGCCCTGAAACTGCTGGGCTACGATTCCAATTCCATTGCCCGTCTGATGACGCCTTATTATATCCAGATCCGTAAAGAATGGACGATAAAAAGATGCCTTCAGCAGATTAAAAAAGTCGGGAGCAGGGTGGAAACCATGAACTACCTGTATGTGGTGGATGAAAGGAACCGCCTGATCGATGATATTGCACTCGGAAGCTTATTGCTGGCGGAAGAAGAAACTCTGGTATCCGAAATCACCGACAATCAGTTTGTTGCGATTGAAACTACGGTCTCAAAAGAGGATGCAGTACAGTATTTTGAAAAATATGACCGGGCAGCCCTCCCGATTATTACCGAAGCCGGCGTACTTGTGGGTATTGTAACCATTGACGATATCCTTGACCAGATTGAACACCAGAATACCGAAGACATCCAGAAATTCGGAGGTCTGGAAGCACTGGATGATCCGTATACCCAGACTTCACTGATGGAAATGGTGAAAAAGAGAGGCATGTGGCTGATTATCCTTTTCTTCTCCGAAATGCTCACCGCTTCCGCGATGGGATATTTCGAGGATGAAATCCAGAAAGCGGTAGTCCTTGCTTTATTTGTCCCTCTGATTATTTCCAGCGGCGGAAACTCAGGCTCACAGGCTGCCACGCTGATTATCCGTGCCATGGCGCTCCAGGAAATCGGATTGAAAGACTGGTGGTATGTGATGAAAAAAGAAATTTTTACCGGGCTTTTCCTTGGCGGGATCTTGGGCATCATCGGCTTTCTGAGGATTATGGTCTGGCACAAAGCCGGCTTTTTCGATTACGGCATGCACTGGGCTTATGTGGGATTAAGTGTCGGCGTTTCTTTAGTGATGATCGTGCTCTGGGGAACGCTTTCAGGTTCCATGGTTCCCTTTATCCTTAAAAAACTGAAACTTGACCCGGCCACCTCTTCGGCCCCTTTTGTAGCAACCCTGGTAGATGTTACGGGCCTGATTATTTATTTTTCCGTAGCCGGGCTTTTCTTAACGGGTAAACTTTTGTAA
- a CDS encoding pyruvate decarboxylase: MRKFIFLTAFSTLLFVCASSVKAQKSADNQTRKVLYFNPEVDPDIEEIKEPTNTAFFSAVSDNLSERKNRMLKTEIQISFDSIDKQTISDYCMNNDADFAVVPKVKYFKVGIGKYVFSNQVIVSMKLFDAGGNLLTESDYDTYKKNMRLLGSTTNSVKIGTHGAIKGILKQLRKTKPSEETGF; the protein is encoded by the coding sequence ATGAGAAAATTTATATTCCTTACTGCCTTTTCCACACTTCTTTTTGTCTGTGCTTCTTCCGTGAAAGCGCAGAAAAGCGCAGATAACCAAACCCGGAAAGTTCTGTATTTCAATCCTGAAGTGGATCCTGACATCGAAGAGATCAAGGAGCCTACCAATACAGCCTTTTTCAGTGCCGTTTCCGATAATCTGAGCGAGCGGAAAAACAGGATGCTGAAAACGGAAATCCAGATATCCTTTGACAGCATTGACAAACAAACCATTTCAGATTATTGTATGAACAATGATGCAGACTTTGCCGTGGTTCCAAAGGTAAAATATTTTAAAGTGGGAATCGGAAAATACGTTTTCTCCAACCAGGTCATCGTCAGCATGAAGCTTTTTGATGCCGGCGGGAACCTGCTTACCGAAAGCGATTATGATACGTATAAAAAGAACATGCGGCTTTTAGGCTCTACTACCAACTCAGTGAAGATCGGTACCCATGGGGCCATTAAAGGAATTTTAAAGCAACTGCGTAAAACAAAACCCTCGGAAGAAACGGGATTTTAA
- the rpsO gene encoding 30S ribosomal protein S15 has product MYLTTEKKAEIFAKHGKSAQDTGTAEGQVALFTFRINHLSQHLKANRHDFNTERSLVKLVGKRKSLLDYLKKKDITRYRAIIAELGLRK; this is encoded by the coding sequence ATGTACTTAACAACAGAAAAAAAAGCAGAAATCTTCGCAAAACACGGAAAATCTGCACAGGACACAGGGACAGCTGAAGGACAGGTAGCCCTATTTACTTTCAGAATCAACCATTTATCTCAGCATTTGAAAGCTAACCGTCATGATTTCAATACGGAGAGATCTCTGGTAAAACTGGTAGGTAAAAGAAAAAGTTTACTGGATTATCTTAAGAAAAAAGATATCACAAGATACAGAGCAATTATTGCTGAACTTGGATTAAGAAAATAA
- a CDS encoding polyribonucleotide nucleotidyltransferase has protein sequence MSIPQAITELITLADGREITIETGKLAKQADGSVVVKMGGTMLLATVVANKEASPGVDFLPLTVDYREKFYAGGKIPGNFFRREARPSDQEILTMRLVDRVLRPLFPDDFHAEVQVMISLISYDGQSIPDDLAGLAASAAIAITDIPFNGPMSEVRVVRMNGELSVNPNYADLKNSDLDIMVGATKDSIVMVEGEMKEITEAEMLEAIQFAHTEIKKQVEAQERLAEKVGKSFPKREYSHENHDEAIREKVWKETYDKVYEVAKTPSGKEERGEKFKAVLAEFLAQYVDHPEELERVTPFAKVYYHDVEKEAMRQMIINDKIRLDGRDPETIRPIWSEIDYLPGAHGSAIFTRGETQSLTAVTLGSVKDANMVDSVMVNYDERFFLHYNFPPFSTGEARPLRGTSRREVGHGNLAQRALANMIPEENPYTIRIVSDILESNGSSSMATVCAGTLALMDAGVQISKPVSGIAMGLVTDVKTGKFTVLSDILGDEDHLGDMDFKVTGTADGITACQMDIKIQGLSMDIMEKALLQAKDGRLHILDKLTETIAQPREDVKPHAPKMVMMEIPKEFIGAVIGPGGKIIQQMQKDTDTVIAIEEIGEIGRIEISGVSRDKINEAIAKINEITFVPVVGEIYNGRVVKVMDFGAFVAIAKGTEGLLHISEIEWSRLDKVPYNEGDEVEVKFMGYDDRKKMKLSRKVLLPRPPRPEGKPRTEGQDRPGGQGRPDRDRDRPARPARPEGRSDRPQGQRRPEGDRPAGDQDQNQNHNQDQDPSSEA, from the coding sequence ATGAGTATACCTCAAGCAATTACAGAGCTGATTACTCTTGCAGACGGCAGAGAAATCACAATTGAAACAGGGAAATTAGCCAAGCAGGCGGACGGATCTGTTGTCGTTAAAATGGGCGGAACCATGCTTTTAGCAACCGTAGTCGCCAATAAAGAAGCCAGTCCCGGCGTAGATTTCTTACCGTTGACGGTAGATTACAGAGAAAAATTCTATGCAGGCGGTAAAATCCCCGGAAACTTTTTCAGAAGAGAAGCCAGGCCTTCAGATCAGGAGATCCTGACCATGCGTTTGGTAGACCGTGTATTAAGACCCTTATTCCCGGATGATTTTCATGCCGAAGTTCAGGTAATGATTTCATTGATTTCTTATGACGGACAGTCGATTCCTGATGACCTGGCAGGCCTTGCCGCATCTGCAGCCATCGCAATCACGGATATCCCTTTCAACGGGCCGATGTCTGAAGTAAGGGTGGTAAGAATGAACGGTGAGCTTTCCGTTAATCCTAACTACGCAGACCTTAAGAATTCTGACCTTGATATCATGGTGGGAGCCACTAAGGATTCTATCGTTATGGTAGAAGGGGAAATGAAGGAAATCACAGAAGCGGAAATGCTGGAAGCGATTCAGTTTGCCCATACCGAGATTAAAAAACAGGTGGAAGCGCAGGAAAGACTTGCTGAAAAAGTAGGAAAATCTTTCCCGAAAAGAGAATACAGCCACGAAAACCACGATGAAGCCATCCGTGAGAAAGTGTGGAAAGAAACATACGATAAAGTATATGAAGTAGCAAAAACGCCTTCAGGAAAAGAAGAAAGAGGTGAAAAATTCAAAGCTGTACTGGCTGAATTTTTAGCGCAGTATGTAGATCATCCTGAAGAGCTGGAAAGGGTAACGCCTTTTGCAAAAGTATATTACCATGACGTAGAGAAAGAAGCAATGCGTCAGATGATCATCAACGATAAGATCCGTCTTGACGGCCGTGATCCTGAAACGATCCGCCCGATCTGGAGCGAAATCGATTATTTACCGGGAGCCCACGGTTCTGCCATCTTTACCAGAGGAGAAACGCAGTCTTTAACGGCTGTAACCCTGGGTTCGGTAAAAGATGCGAACATGGTGGACAGCGTAATGGTGAACTATGACGAAAGATTCTTCCTCCATTATAACTTCCCGCCGTTCTCTACAGGAGAAGCAAGACCTTTGAGAGGGACTTCAAGAAGGGAAGTAGGACACGGAAACCTGGCACAGAGAGCTTTGGCAAATATGATCCCTGAAGAAAACCCGTACACGATCCGTATCGTTTCCGATATCCTGGAATCCAACGGTTCTTCTTCCATGGCAACGGTTTGTGCAGGTACATTGGCATTGATGGATGCAGGGGTTCAGATTTCAAAACCGGTTTCGGGTATTGCAATGGGACTGGTAACTGACGTAAAGACCGGTAAATTCACAGTGCTTTCCGATATCCTGGGAGACGAAGACCACTTAGGGGATATGGACTTTAAAGTAACCGGGACGGCAGACGGAATTACAGCGTGCCAGATGGATATCAAAATCCAGGGGCTTTCTATGGATATTATGGAGAAAGCGCTTTTACAGGCTAAAGACGGAAGACTTCATATTTTAGATAAACTTACGGAAACCATTGCTCAGCCTAGGGAAGATGTGAAACCTCACGCTCCTAAAATGGTGATGATGGAAATCCCTAAAGAATTCATCGGTGCCGTAATCGGGCCTGGAGGAAAAATCATCCAGCAGATGCAGAAGGATACCGATACGGTTATTGCTATTGAAGAGATCGGCGAGATCGGAAGAATTGAAATTTCCGGTGTCAGCAGAGATAAAATCAATGAAGCGATTGCCAAGATCAACGAAATCACTTTTGTACCGGTAGTAGGTGAAATCTACAACGGAAGAGTGGTGAAAGTAATGGATTTCGGGGCTTTCGTAGCAATTGCGAAAGGAACGGAAGGCCTTCTTCATATTTCTGAAATCGAATGGTCACGTCTGGATAAAGTTCCTTACAATGAAGGGGATGAAGTGGAAGTGAAGTTCATGGGTTATGACGACCGTAAAAAAATGAAGCTTTCAAGAAAAGTCCTTTTACCGAGACCTCCGAGACCGGAAGGAAAACCGAGAACAGAAGGGCAGGACAGACCCGGCGGACAGGGAAGACCTGACAGAGACAGAGACAGACCGGCAAGACCGGCAAGACCGGAAGGCAGATCTGACAGGCCGCAGGGACAGAGAAGACCGGAAGGCGACAGGCCGGCCGGAGATCAGGACCAGAATCAAAATCATAATCAGGATCAGGATCCTTCATCGGAAGCTTAA
- a CDS encoding cold shock domain-containing protein, giving the protein MADSFSKKENFKKKVQKAKEKAQKREERKTSNNKGKGLDDMLMYVDANGQLTSTPPDHVDKIEIDLDNIQLGAAPIEAEEIRKTGIVTFFSEKGYGFITEDKSKENVFFHSNNCTELVKKGNKVSFEKERSPKGFSAVDIKLVK; this is encoded by the coding sequence ATGGCGGATTCTTTCTCTAAAAAAGAAAATTTCAAGAAAAAAGTTCAAAAAGCAAAAGAGAAAGCTCAGAAGCGTGAAGAACGCAAGACGAGCAACAACAAAGGAAAAGGTCTTGATGACATGTTAATGTACGTAGATGCAAACGGTCAGCTTACCTCAACACCTCCTGATCACGTAGATAAGATTGAAATCGATCTTGACAACATCCAGTTGGGAGCTGCTCCGATTGAAGCAGAAGAAATCAGAAAAACAGGGATTGTTACCTTCTTCAGTGAAAAAGGATATGGTTTCATTACCGAAGACAAATCAAAAGAAAATGTTTTCTTCCACAGCAACAACTGTACGGAGCTTGTGAAGAAAGGGAACAAGGTATCATTTGAAAAAGAAAGATCACCGAAAGGATTTTCTGCGGTTGATATCAAACTGGTTAAATAA
- a CDS encoding DNA polymerase beta superfamily protein, translated as MTIQTLKNNNLILLESISGSRAFGLATEKSDTDIRGVYYLSKEEFFGLNYVPQVSNETNDITYYEIGRFVELLQKNNPNILEVLASPEDCIQHQHPLMDLLKPEDFLSKLCKDTFAGYAVSQIKKAKGLNKKILNPVEKERKSVLDFCYVLEGQGSVPLQKWLHDFRSSETQKGLSQEQCGLVSIDHTKGMYALFYDHSGDLHYKGIMQDEEANQVSVSSVPKEEKPVAYLFCNLDAYSAYCKDYKAYWKCVSERNEDRYNVNSRHGQNYDSKNMMHTIRLLQSCEQIFKTNALNIRVDNRDELLDIKAGNWPYEQVMQKAEGLIRSIEHYHSVSTLPEMPDPWKTTHRLIEIREELYGYG; from the coding sequence ATGACCATCCAAACCCTAAAAAACAACAACCTCATCCTCCTCGAATCCATCTCCGGCAGCCGCGCTTTCGGGCTCGCCACGGAAAAATCAGATACGGATATCCGGGGCGTGTACTATCTGTCAAAAGAAGAGTTCTTCGGGCTGAATTATGTGCCGCAGGTTTCCAATGAGACAAATGACATTACGTATTATGAGATTGGGAGGTTTGTAGAACTGCTGCAGAAAAACAATCCGAATATCCTGGAAGTCCTGGCCAGCCCGGAAGACTGTATTCAGCATCAACATCCGTTGATGGATCTGCTGAAACCGGAAGATTTTCTGTCGAAACTCTGCAAGGATACGTTTGCCGGTTATGCCGTTTCGCAGATCAAAAAAGCCAAAGGGCTCAATAAAAAAATCCTGAACCCGGTAGAGAAGGAAAGGAAGTCCGTTCTGGATTTCTGTTATGTCCTGGAGGGCCAGGGTTCGGTTCCGTTACAAAAGTGGCTGCACGACTTCCGTTCCTCCGAAACTCAGAAAGGACTCTCCCAGGAACAGTGCGGGCTGGTAAGCATTGATCATACCAAGGGAATGTATGCGCTTTTTTATGACCATTCCGGGGACCTGCATTATAAAGGGATCATGCAGGATGAAGAAGCTAACCAGGTTTCCGTGTCATCGGTCCCGAAAGAAGAAAAGCCGGTGGCGTACCTGTTCTGCAACCTGGACGCCTACTCTGCTTACTGCAAAGATTACAAAGCGTATTGGAAATGTGTTTCAGAGCGCAATGAAGACCGGTACAATGTCAACAGCCGGCACGGGCAGAATTATGACAGCAAGAACATGATGCATACGATCCGGCTGCTGCAGTCGTGCGAGCAGATTTTTAAAACCAACGCACTGAATATCCGTGTGGACAACCGGGATGAACTGCTGGATATCAAAGCCGGGAACTGGCCGTATGAACAGGTGATGCAAAAGGCTGAAGGCCTCATCCGGTCGATTGAACATTACCATTCGGTTTCCACGCTGCCGGAAATGCCGGACCCCTGGAAGACGACCCACCGCTTAATCGAGATCCGGGAAGAACTGTATGGATATGGATAA
- a CDS encoding tRNA(His) guanylyltransferase Thg1 family protein, translating into MKFEHIETLMRKNESLAEQYILPENFIVVRLDGKGFTKLTKEKLSLEKPFDEKFSEVMTATTKHLFNIGFNALYGYTQSDEISLLIHKDDEVRKFNSVLAGEASAFFSLQFQEVCVFDCRTLAFPNQEMLLDYFCWRQEDAHRNSLSAYCYWTLRNNGFNAAQAAERIEKLSHAGKNELLFQYGINYNTLPSWQKRGIGIYPKEVIKTGFNPVTQEKVDCLRNELFVEKELMMREDYRRFLKYRFLYY; encoded by the coding sequence ATGAAATTTGAACACATTGAAACTTTAATGCGGAAAAACGAAAGCCTTGCAGAACAGTACATCCTTCCGGAAAACTTTATCGTCGTAAGACTGGACGGAAAAGGCTTTACGAAACTGACCAAGGAAAAACTTTCACTGGAAAAACCTTTTGACGAAAAGTTCAGCGAGGTGATGACTGCAACAACAAAACACCTTTTTAACATCGGGTTTAACGCGCTGTACGGCTATACCCAAAGTGATGAAATTTCTCTGCTGATTCATAAAGATGACGAAGTGAGGAAATTCAATTCCGTTCTGGCGGGGGAAGCCAGTGCTTTCTTCAGCCTGCAATTTCAGGAAGTCTGCGTTTTCGACTGCCGGACCCTTGCTTTCCCGAATCAGGAAATGCTGCTGGATTATTTCTGCTGGCGGCAGGAAGATGCTCACCGGAATTCCCTTTCCGCATACTGTTACTGGACTTTAAGGAATAACGGATTTAATGCAGCACAAGCGGCGGAAAGGATTGAAAAACTATCACACGCCGGTAAAAACGAACTGCTTTTTCAATACGGAATCAATTACAACACGCTCCCGTCATGGCAGAAACGCGGCATTGGCATCTATCCTAAAGAAGTAATTAAAACAGGCTTTAATCCGGTAACCCAAGAGAAAGTTGACTGTCTGAGGAATGAGTTGTTTGTGGAAAAAGAACTGATGATGAGGGAAGATTATAGAAGGTTTTTGAAGTACAGGTTTTTATATTACTAA
- a CDS encoding AAA family ATPase: MEMIIFAGIPASGKSSFYKELFFNSHIRISMDLLNTRNKEGKLLQYGFETQSKMVIDNTNVTAESRRKYIHLAQRNRYEITGYYFESNVQDCLERNKNRTDPINEIGIKAKYKALEKPLFTEGFDKIFSVKTVNNTFEISSYEI, encoded by the coding sequence ATGGAAATGATCATCTTCGCCGGGATTCCCGCCAGCGGAAAAAGTTCCTTTTACAAGGAGCTTTTTTTCAATTCGCACATCAGGATCAGCATGGATCTGCTGAATACACGGAATAAGGAAGGAAAACTGCTGCAGTACGGTTTTGAAACCCAATCTAAAATGGTAATCGACAATACCAACGTAACGGCAGAAAGCAGAAGAAAATACATACATCTTGCTCAGCGGAACCGATATGAAATCACCGGTTATTATTTTGAAAGCAATGTTCAGGATTGTCTCGAAAGGAATAAAAACAGAACAGACCCCATCAATGAAATCGGAATCAAAGCAAAATACAAAGCATTGGAAAAACCTTTGTTCACGGAAGGGTTTGACAAAATATTCAGTGTGAAAACCGTAAATAATACATTTGAAATCAGCAGCTATGAAATTTGA